The Deltaproteobacteria bacterium genomic sequence GCCATCGTCAAACACGACCTCTTCGAGATCGACGCGATGGTGAAGCGCGGCGCCTACTACCTCGTGCTCACGGGCGCCGTCGGAGCGGCCTACGTCGGCTCGGTCGTTGTCCTGAACCTGGTCCTCGAGGCCAACGCCGTCACCGACTCGGTCTTCTTCCCCCTCCTCTTCACTCTCGCCGTCCTCCTCGTCTTCAACCCGCTCCGCACCCGCCTCCAGGCGTTCGTCGACCGCGTTTTCTTCCGCACCGCCTACGACGGCGCACGCGAGCTGGCGGCGGTCGGCGGCCAGCTCGCCTCGGCGCTCCAACGGGAGCGCATCGTCGCCCTCGTGCGTGCGGCCGTCGCGCATGCGATTCCCAACGCCGCCACCCACCTGTTCGTGCGCGAGCCCGACGGCCGCCTCGCCGAGACCGGCGACGGCCGGGGCGTACCGCGGGTGCTCCGCCGCACGCTCGGCGAGGGCCGCCTCACCACCGTGTACGACCCCGCCGAGCTCTATCCCGACCCGGCGACGCACGAGGCGGTACGTGCGGCCCTCACCACGCTCGGGGCGGAGGTCGCCGTGCCGCTCCGCCTGCGCGGCGAGCTGGTGGGCGTCCTCACCGCGGGCAGCAAGCTGAGCGGCCTCTTCTACACCGCGGGCGACGCCGAGTTCCTGCGCGCTCTCGCCCAGCAGGCGGCGATCGCGCTCGAGAACGCGCGCACCTACGAGGCGGTGGTCGAGCTGAACGCGCGGCTGGAAGATCGCGTGCGCGAGCGCACCGCGCAGCTCGAGCAGGCGAACCGCGAGCTCGCCCAGGCCTATGGCGAGCTCAAGAGCGCGGAGACCCGGCTCGTCCACTCCGAGAAGATGGCCTCGCTCGGCCGCCTGGTCGCCGGCGTCGCGCACGAGATCAACAACCCGGTGAGCTTCATCTCGACCAGCATCGCGCCCCTCACCCGGCACCTGCGGCAGGCGGCGGCCATCGCCCCCCCGCAAACCCAGGGGGCGCTGCGCGAGGCGGAGGAGCTGGCTGGCATCATGGCGCGCGGCGCCGCGCGGACGGCGGCGATCGTGAAGGACCTGCGGAGCTTCTCCCGTCTCGGCGAGGCGGCGCGCAAGGCCGCCGACCTGCACGAGGGCCTCGAGGTGACGCTCCGCCTCCTCGAGCCGCGCTGGCGCGAGCGCATCGCGATCCACCGCGACTACGGCACGCTGCCCCCGGTCGAGTGCGATCCGGGCCAGCTGAACCAGGTGTTCATGAACCTGCTCGCCAACGCCTGCGATGCGATCGCCGGCACCGGCGACATCTGGATCACGACCCGCGCCGACGGCGCCGGCGTGAGCGTCGCGATCCGCGATGACGGGGCGGGCATCCCGCCCGACGTCCTCGGTCGCATCTTCGACCCGTTCTTCACCACCAAGGACGTGGGCGGCGGGACCGGGCTCGGGCTCGCTGTCAGCCACTCGGTCGTCGCCGCCCACGGCGGGCGGATCGACGTCGAGAGCACGTCCGGCGCCGGGAGCACCTTCCGCATCACGCTGCCGGTCGGTGCGGCGGGCGCGCGTGTGGCGCAGGCGTCGGGCTAGCGCGCTTGCGGCCGCACGGGCCTTCGCGTATCGAGCCCGGGGGCGCGATGGGAGCGGAGGAGAGGGCGGCGGCGCTGTCGCCCGTCGAGACCGGCGGGAGTGCGCAGCTCGCGCGGCGCGCGGGGGTGGTGAGCGCGGCCGTGTTCGCGAGCCGCATCCTCGGGCTCGTGCGCGAGCAGGTGTTCGCCGTCTTCTTCGGCGCGGGCCGCGAGCTCGACGCCTTCATCACCGCCTTTCGCATCCCGAACCTGCTCCGCGACCTGTTCGCCGAGGGGGCGCTCTCGGCGGCCTTCGTCACCACCTTCACCTGGCGGCTCGAGCACGAGGGCGAGGCCGCGGCCTGGCGGCTCGCCAACCTGGTCGTGAATGCGCTCGCGATGGTGGTGGGCGCCCTCACCCTCGCCGGCATCTGGCTCGCGCCCGCGCTGGTCACCGCCATCGCGCCCGGCTTCGCCGCCATCCCTGGCAAGGCCGAGCTGACCGTCGAGCTGACGCGCATCATGTTCCCGTTCCTGCTCCTGGTCGCCCTCGCGGCGGTGGCGATGGGCGTCCTCAACACGCGCCACGTCTTCGGCGTGCCGGCGGCGGCCTCGGCCTTCTTCAACCTGGGCTCGATCGTGGGCGGGCTCGGGTGCGCGGCGTGGCTCGCGCCCGGCTACCTGGCGGGTATCCTCGGCCGCGGGCCGGCGCCCGACCCGGGGCTCGCGACGCGCGCCATGACGGGGATGGCGATCGGCACGCTCGCGGGCGGCCTCCTCCAGCTCCTCGCGCAGGTGCCGTCGCTCTGGCGGGTCGGCTTCCGCTACCGGCCGCTCGTCGCCCTGCGCGACCCGGGGCTGCGGCAGGTGATGCGGCTCATGGGGCCCGCCACCATCGGCGCGGCCGCCGTGCAGGTGAACGTGTTCGTCAACAACAACTTCGCCTCCTACCTCGGGAACGGCCCGGTCTCGTGGCTGAACGTCGCCTTCCGCTTCATGCAGCTCCCGATCGGCGTCTTCGGCGTGGCGATCGGGACGGTGACGCTGCCGCTCGTGTCGCGCCACGGGGCGCGCGGCGACACGCGGGCCTTCCGCACCACGGTCGGGCAGGCGCTCGAGCTGGTGGCGCTCCTCTGCCTGCCCGCTGCCGCCGGGCTCGCGCTGATGGGTGTCCCCGTGATCGGCCTCATCTACGAGCACGGGCGCTTCGCCCCGCCCGACACGGACGCGGCGGCCCGGGCGCTGGCGGGCTACGCGCTCGGCCTCGCGGGCTACGCCGGCATCAAGGTCCTGGCGCCGGCCTTCTACGCGCTCGACGACGCGCGCACGCCGATGCGGGTGAGCGTCCTCTCGATGGTCACCAACTACGTCCTCAACTGGCTCTTCGTGCGGCGGCTCGGCTTCGGGCACGTGGGGCTCGCGCTCGCCACCTCTGCCGTCGCGCTCGGCAACTTCGGCATCCTCTTGGTCGTGCTCCGCCGCCGGGTCGGGGGCTTCGGGCGGGCGGCGGCCATCGGCCGCATCGCGCTCGCGACCGCGGTCATGGCCGCGGTCGCCTGGGGCGTGGACACCGGCCTGGCGGGCGCGCTCCCGGCGGCGCGGACGCTTCAGCATGGGCTGCGACTGGCGGCGGTGATCCCGGTCGCGGTCGCGGTCTTCTGGGGCGCGTGTCGCGCGCTCGGCGTGGCGGTGCCGGGGCGCCGCCGCCTGCGCGGGGCCTGAGGCCCGCCGCGGCGCGCAGCGCGGCGAGCTCGCGCGGGGTCACGTCCCGCCACGCGCCGGGCGGCAACGTGCCGAGCGCGATCGGCCCGAGCCGCAGCCGCGCCAGCTTGTCGACCTGATGCCCGACCGCCTCGCACATGCGCCGGACGAGGTGGGTCCGCCCCTCGAACACGGTCACCTCGAGCCAGGTCTTGGTCGGGAGCCGCCCGAGCACGCGCACGCGCGCGGGCGCGGTCTTGCCGTCCTCCAGGCGCACGCCGCGCCTGAGGCGCGTGATCGCATCTTCGGGCGGCGCGCCGCGCACCTTCACGCGGTAGACCCGCGCCAGGGCGCGCCGGGGATGGAGGAGGCTCGCGGCCAGCGCGCCATCGTCGGTGAGCAGGAGCAGGCCGCTCGAGCTCACGTCGAGACGGCCGACCGGATAGAGCCGCCGCCCCGCGCCCGCGACCAGCGCCGCCACCGTCGGCCGCCCCTCGGGGTCCGCGAGCGTGCTCACCACCCCGCGCGGCTTGTGCAGCACGACGGTGCGGGGCGGGCCCGGCGCTGGGATGCGCTCGCCGTCGAGCGCGATCGTATCGCGCGCGGGATCGGCGCGCGTGCCGAGCGCGCGCACCACGGCGCCGTTCACCGTGACCCGGCCGGCCAGGATGAGTGCCTCGGCATGGCGCCGCGAGGTGACGCCCGCAGCGCTCAGGATCTTCTGCAGGCGCTCCGCCAGCGGCTACACGTCTTCGCCCGGCGCGGGCGGCGACGCGAGCCTGACCTCCACCCCCCCGGGGCCCACCTCGGGCTCCCTCGCCGCGAGCAGCGTGGCACCCTGGCCCAGGTCACGGAGCGGCGGCAGCGCCTTCAGGTCGGGCAGGCCGAAGACCTCCAGGAACTCGCGCGTCGTGGCGTAGAGGAGCGGGCGCCCGGGGGCTTCCTTGCGGCCGACGATGCGCACCAGGCGCCGCTCGATGAGCGTGGTGAGCACCGCCTCGGCGTCCACGCCGCGCACCGCCTCGATCTCGATGCGCGTGCACGGCTGGCGGTAGGCGACGACGGCGAGCGTCTCGAGCATCGGGCGCGAGAGCCGCGGTGGCCGCTCGCGCAGGAGCCGGCGTATCCACGGGGCGTGCTCCGCCGGCGTGCGCAGCTGCCAGCCGCCCGCCACCTGCACGAGCCGGAGCCCGCGCCCCTCGCGCTCGCAGCTCGCCACCAGGTGCTCGAGTGCGCGCAGGACCTCGGCGCGGCTCGGCCCGTCGAGCGCCTCGACCAGCTCGGAAATGGGAACCGGCCGCCCCGCGGCGAAGAGCAGGCTCTCCACCAGCGCGGGCAGGCGCCCGAGATCCTCGGCGCCCGTCACGCCGCCGTCTCCGTCCGGCGCCGCCTGGGCGCCGCTGCCGTTGCGGCTCCCGTTCTCGCTACCGATCACCAACCCTGGCGTCTCCATGTCGCCCCTCCCCTCCCCTCCGGTCCTCGATCTCTCCCAGGTCGCGCACGCGCTCCGCCGCCTCCTCGACCGTCCCCACCGCCAGCTCGAGCGCGATCGGCCCGAAGCGCTCCGCCTGTCGAGCGCGCAGGACGCCCAACCGGATCAGCTCGAGGAGCGCCAGGAAGACGACGATCACCTCGGCGCGGTCGGCGTCGGACGCGAACAGGCTCGCGAACTCACGCTTCGGGCTCGGCACGAACCGGGCCAGGATACGCGACACGCACTCGCGCATCGAGAGCCGCTCGCGCTGGACGTCGTGCGCGCCGGGCGGGCGGGTGCGCCGGAGGACGTCGCGCAGCGCGTCGAGCAGGTCGGCCAGGCTCGCATCGCGCACCGGCGGCGTCTCGTCGTCGCCGCCGGGCAGCAGCGCCTCGCCTGGGGCCGCGAACACGTCGCGATAGAGGACGCTCCGCTCGCCGAGCGCGACGGCGACTTCGCGGAAGCGCTGGTACTCGACCAGCTGCTGCACCAGCTCGGCGCGCGGGTCCTCCTCGGCCTCCTCGTCCTCGCCCGTCGAGGGCAGCAGCATCCGGCTCTTGATGTACATGAGGGTCGCCGCCATGACGAGGTATTCGCCCGCGCCATCCAGGTTCAGCTCGGGCAGCTCCTCCAGCATGGCGAGATACTGGTCCGTGATGTTGGCGATCGGGATGTCGGTGATCTGGACCTCGTTCTTCTTGATCAGGTGGAGGAGGAGGTCGAGCGGGCCCTCGAAGATGGGGAGCCGCACGGTGCAGGACGGGTTCACAGGCCGACCGCCTTGCGCACCTGCGCCATGGTCTCGGCCGCCACGGCGCGGGCCGTCGCGTTGCCCGCCTCGAGCGCGGCGCGGGCGTCGGCGGGCTCGAGGCGCGCGCGCCGGGCGCGGATCGGCTCCAGCTCCGCCTGCACGTGCTTGATCATGATCTGCTTGCACTCGAGGCAGCCGATGCCCGCCGTGCGGCAGCCCTCCTCCTGGTAGCGCAGCTCCTCGGGCGTGCAGTAGTGGCGGTGGAAGGACTGGAAGGCCGGGCAGTCGTTCGGGTCGCCGGGGTCGGTGCGCCGCGCGCGGCGCGGGTCCGTGATCATGCGCGAGAGCTTCTGCTCGACGTCCTTCGCCGTGTCGGTCAGGAAGACGGCGTTGCCGTAGCTCTTGCTCATCTTGCGGCCGTCGGTGCCGGCGATCCGGGGCGTGTCGGTGAGCAGCGTCCGCGGCTCGGGGAAGATGTCGCCGTAGGTCGCATTGAACCGCCGCGCGATCTCGCGCGTCAGCTCGATGTGCGGCGCCTGGTCGATGCCGACCGGGACGCCCCAGGCCCGGTACATGAGGACGTCGGCCGCCTGGAGCACCGGGTAGCCCAGGAACCCGTAGGTCGACAGGTCGCGGTCCTGGAGCTCGGCGCGCTGCTCTTTGTAGGTGGGGTTGCGCTCGAGCCAGGGCACGGGGGTGAGCATGCCGAGGAGTAGGTAGAGCTCGGCGTGCTCCTTCACCGCCGACTGCCGGAAGAGCGTGGCGCGCGCGGGATCGAGGCCCACCGCGAGCCAGTCGAGGACCATCTCGACGGTGTTCTCCTCGAGCGCCTCGGGCGACGCCCAGTCGGTCGTCAGCGCGTGCCAGTCGGCGACGAAGAAGAAGCAGCGGTGCTCGTCCTGGAGGCGGAGCCAGTTCTTGAGCGCCCCGTGGTAGTTCCCGAGGTGCTGGCGTCCGGTGGGGCGCGCGCCGCTCACGATGATGCGCGCCATCGCTAGCGGACCATCCGGAGCAGGAAGGCCATCAGGGGACGGACGAGCCGGACGACCACGTTGCTGTTCATGACGACGAGCAGAACGATCACCAGGCCGACGCCCTCCATCCGCGCGAGCGCGCGGGCCGCACCCGCCGGCAGAAACGCCGTCAGCACCCGCCCGCCGTCGAGCGGCGGCACGGGGAGCAGGTTGAACACGGCGAGGACGCAGTTGACGGCGAGCGACGCCAGGGCCGCGTGGTGGAGCACGACCGTGGCCGCCGTCGCCTCCTCCGGCGGGGGCAGCAGCCGCAGCACGAACGCGCTCGCGGTGGCCAGCAGCAGGTTGGTCGCCGGGCCCGCCAGCGCCACGAGGACGGCGTCCCGGCGCGGGCGGCGAAGGCGTGCGAAGTTCACCGGCACGGGGCGCGCGTATCCGAAGACGAACCCCGGCGTCCCGAGCAGCCGCGGCAGCAGCAGGAGCAGGCCCGGCAGGATGACCGTCCCGAAGGGGTCGATGTGGGGGATCGGGTTCAGCGTGAGCCGGCCCGCGCGCGCCGCGGTCGGGTCGCCGAAGGCGTAGGCGACAGCGCCGTGGGCCACCTCGTGGAAGACGATGGCGGCCAGGATCAGCACGGCGACGACCGCCACCTCGGCGATCACCTGGGCACCCGGCAGCATCGCAGGAGTCTACCGGCCGGTCGGGGGGCGCGCAAATAAACTACTCCGGGGCCCGTCCGGCGCTCGCGCGTCAGGACGCGATGATCGGGCGCTCGGTCCCGAGCCAGAGCGCCGAGCACGCGAGGTCGATGAAGCGCTCCTCGTCCTCGAGGAGCGCGCGGGCCGGCCTCCTGGGCCTCGGGGGTGCCGAGCGCCGCCTCGAGGTCGTCGCGGCTCTCCCACCAGAGCTCCGCCACGCCGTCGTACGGCTCCTGCGCACCACGGCTCTCCCGCAGGGCGGCGTTGATCGGATCGTCCAGCGTGTGCAGCTGCACGTAGTGCCGGATGCGGAGCGCCTGCGCGTGCTGCCGGACGAGCGGGCCGTGCGTCTCGTACCAGTATTTCTGGAACTGCTCGCGGCTCAAGGTGGGCAGGCGGCGGAGGGGGAAGACGAGCTTCAACATGGCGCCTCCCCTCCCGTCGGGCGGATCACCGCCGCTCCTCCGCATCCCGGCAGCCGGCGCCCTGGCACGTCTTCAGGCGAGCGAGGCGATCGGCGAGCCGGCGCAGGAGCCGACGGCGAGCGGTGGCGGCGACGTTGTGCAGCTCGGCGGGGTCGCGGCGGAGATCGTACAGCTCCCGCTCGCCGGTCTCGTACTCGACGTACAGATGACGGCGCGTGCGGATGCCGTGGTACTCCGGGCTGAAGTTCAAGGCGGCGGCGCGGCGCCGGCGCGCGCGCGGGCCCGGCGCATCGGCGTCCAGCGGCTCGAGCGGCGCGTCGCTGCGCGCCGTGGGCGCGGTGACGCTCTCCTGCCAGCGCTCGACGAGGTACGCGCGCCGCCAACGGCGCGACGCTGGCGCCCGACGGTGCAGGAGAGGCGCCAGCGAGCGTCCGTCCACGAAGGGAGGGAACGCGACGTCTGCCAGGTCGGCGAACGTCGGTGCGAGGTCGACGTTTCCGGCGAGGTCGGACACGGTCGTCCGGGACGCGACGCCCGGTCCGCGCACCATCAGCGGGACGTGGATGTCCTCCTCGTAGGCAGTCTGCTTGCCGCTCGGCAGGCGATGCTGCCCCAGGTGGAAGCCGTTGTCGGAGGTGAAGACGATGTATGTGTCTCTCAGCTGGCCGTTCGTGCGGAGGGTCGCGACGAGCGTCGCGATCGCCTCGTCGACCGCCTGCAGCGACCGGAGCCGGCGGCGATAGAGAGCGTCCACCTGCCGCTCGACGTCGGGCGTCATGAGGGGAGCTCCCCGGAGCCACTGCGGCTTGTCGCTCACGTCGGTCTCGTTCCAGCTCGGGGTCCGCGGGGCCCGCGCGCGGGGGAAGAGCTTGGCGTGTCGAGGAGCGGGCGTGGCAGGCTGGTGGGGCGCGTACAGGGCGAGGTAGACGAAGAAGGGACGGCCCTCGCGCGCCGCTGCGGTGATGAACTCGGCGGCCTTGCGGGCGTACACGTCCGTCCCGTAGTCGCCGGCGCCGGCGCCGTACGCCACCTGCGTCCCGTTCTCGTTCAGCGTGTAGTTGAACTCGCTGTAGGGATCCCCATGCGAGGGGCTGTCCCACTCGTCCCACCCCGGCGGCACGTACGCGACCCCCGCCGTGTTCGGATACCCGTTCAGGTATTTCCCGATGAGCGCCGTGCGGTACCCCGCGTCGTGCAGCCACGTCGCCACGGTGGACTGCTCGATGCCGAGCGCGTGGGCGGTCTCGAATCCCCCGTTCGTCCCGCCATTCGTCTGGACGCCCGTGTTGTGGGAGTACTGCCCGCGCAGGCACGTCGCTCGCGAGGGGCAGCAGAGCGACACGCTCACGAAGAAGTTCCTGAAGCTGGCGCCGCGGGCGGCAATCAGCGCCTTCAGCCTCGGCATCACGGACACCTCGGCGCGGTCGAGATCGTCGGTCAGGATGAACAGGATGTTCCGCGGCTTCGGAGGCGACGTCCCCGAGTGTGCCGCACCACCGGCCAGCACGAACACGACGGCGGCGAGCAGAGCCACGACGGGACACACACGCACCGACGGTCCGTCCGTCCTCCAGCCCATGGTCGATCGACCCGGGTCGTACTCGCCCAGTCGCCACGATGCAAGGAATCGAGCGGCGCCCGGGAAGCAGGGCCGTTCGCCCGCTGTTCGGCTCTCGGCCTGACCCCACGCACCAAGGCGGGTGTTCCACATGCTGACCTATCCCAAGCCTTCTGCCCCGCCTCTCACCCGTGCGCGGCCACCGCGCCGGCCCCGGTGATCGCCGGGTCGTTCGTCAGCAAGGCGAGGCCGAGACGCCGGGCGGTGCCCACGATCAGACGGTCGAACGGATCGCGGAGCGCCGCCAGCGCGCGCGCCTCGTCCACGTCCTCCGGCGTGAGCGGCTCGATCGGTATGCCCGGACGGATCGAAAGCTGCTCGCGGAGTTCGCGATACGAGAGTCGTATCCGCCCCCGCTCCTCGAGCAGGACCATCTCCATGAGGACGACGGTCGGAACTCGGAGGCTCCACCGCGCCGCCTCCGCCTCGGCAAACGCGTGCCGGGCACGGCGGCTGAGGCGGCGGAGCTGCCCCGAGTGATACCACACGAGCACGTGCGTATCTGCGACGAGGTTCATCCGCGCCGGCGGCGCCGAGTCGGCCGCTTCGGAGGCTTCCCCGCGATGAGGCGCGCGGTCCGGTCCAGAGACGCCGCGATCTCGTTGCGGATCTCCTCCTGAGCCCGCTCGACGTCCTTCCAGGCCCCCACGATCTCTACCAGTCCTTCAAGCGGCCGCCGTACGACCGCGTCCCGGGCCCCGGCCGCGGCCGCCAGGATCGCCTCGCAGCGGCCGCGCCTGCCGATGAGGATGGGAGCGTGGCCGCCCGCCACCTTCCGCACCAGCTCGGGCAGCCGGCGCCGCGCCTCTCCGATCGGCAGGACGGTCATGCACATCCATCCTGTACAAAACCGTCGCCGGTCAACGCGCGGGCCACCGGGCCCCCCGCGCCTCACGCCCGCGGGTGGTGCCGCCGGTGCACCTCGCGCAGCCGGCTTGGTGCCACGTGCGTGTAGACCTGCGTCGTGCCGATGTCGGCGTGTCCGAGGAGCGTCTGCACGATGCGGAGGTCAGCGCCGCCGGTGAGGAGGTGCGTCGCGAACGTGTGCCGCAGCGTGTGCGGCGAGACGCGGCGCCCGAGGCCGGCGGCGAGCGCGCGGCGGCCGACGAGCTTCCACACCGCCTGGCGCGTGAGCGGCCGCCCGCCGGGCCCGAGGAAAACGAACGGGCTCGGCCGGCCGCGGAGCAGCCGCGGCCGCTCCTGCTGGACGTACGCCTCGAGCGCCGCGCGCGCGTGCCGCCCGAGCGGCACCACGCGCTCCTTGCCGCCCTTGCCGAGGACGGTCACGAAGCCCGCGGCGAGGTTCACCTGCGCCCCGCGCAGCCGGGTCGCCTCCGAGACCCGGAGGCCGCAGGCATAGAGCAGCTCGAGCAGCGCCCGGTCGCGGAGCCCGCGACACCGGTGGTCCGGCTGGGTCAGGAGCGAGCCGACCTCGCCCGTGCCGAGCGCGCGCGGGAGGCGGGCGGGCGGGCGGCGGACGCGCACGTGGCGGAGCACGTCGTCGGCCAGCACGCCGCGCTGGGCGAGGAAGCGCGTCAGGCCGCGCACCGCAGCGAGCGCCCGCGCCTGGCTCCGGGCGGAGAGGCCGTGCTCCGCGAGCCCCGCCAGATGGGCGCGGACCTCGGTCGCGCCGATGCGGGCAGGGCTCCGCACGCCGCGCGCGAGGAGCGAGCGCGTGAAGGCCGCGAGGTCGCGCGCATAGGCCTCGACGGTCTTGCGGGCGAGCCCCCGCTCGGTCGCGACGTGGTCCAGGTAGGCGTCGACCGCCTGGTCGAGGCTCACGCGCCCGCCGCCTGCGCCGCGGCCGGCACCGGCTCGTTCTCGAGCGCCCGCATGAGCTCCTGGCGGACGGTCTCGAGGCGCGCGGGGTCCTCGATCTTCCGCCCCTCGTGGTCGGTCACGTAGAAGACGTCGAGCACCTGCTCGACCATGGTGGTGATCTTGGCGAGGTGGATCTCGAGCCAGAGGTGGTAGAGCGTGTTCGTGATGGTGAAGAGGAGCCCGACCCGATCGCCGGTGTAGACGTCGACGACCGTGTACTCGCGCGACACCTCGTTGTGGATCTCGACGTTGGTCGGGACCCGGCGCCGCCGCCGCGCGAGGATCGAGGGCCGCGCCGAGCGCTCGACCAGCTCCTCGACGTTCACCTCGCCCGCCAGCACCCGCCGGAGGGCCCCCTCGACGCGCTCCCAGCGCTCCGCGTCGGGCGCGCCGTCGCCCTCGTCGTGCGAGATGCGGAAGGCGTCGAGCGCCACCCCGTCGCGGCTGGTGGTGATGCGCGCGGCCAGGATGTTCATGCCGTGCGCGGCGAGCGCGCCGGACAGCATCGCGAAGAGACCCGGGCGGTCGCGCGTGCAGACCGCGAACTCGCTGTAGTCGCG encodes the following:
- the scpB gene encoding SMC-Scp complex subunit ScpB, with the protein product METPGLVIGSENGSRNGSGAQAAPDGDGGVTGAEDLGRLPALVESLLFAAGRPVPISELVEALDGPSRAEVLRALEHLVASCEREGRGLRLVQVAGGWQLRTPAEHAPWIRRLLRERPPRLSRPMLETLAVVAYRQPCTRIEIEAVRGVDAEAVLTTLIERRLVRIVGRKEAPGRPLLYATTREFLEVFGLPDLKALPPLRDLGQGATLLAAREPEVGPGGVEVRLASPPAPGEDV
- a CDS encoding site-2 protease family protein gives rise to the protein MLPGAQVIAEVAVVAVLILAAIVFHEVAHGAVAYAFGDPTAARAGRLTLNPIPHIDPFGTVILPGLLLLLPRLLGTPGFVFGYARPVPVNFARLRRPRRDAVLVALAGPATNLLLATASAFVLRLLPPPEEATAATVVLHHAALASLAVNCVLAVFNLLPVPPLDGGRVLTAFLPAGAARALARMEGVGLVIVLLVVMNSNVVVRLVRPLMAFLLRMVR
- a CDS encoding site-specific tyrosine recombinase XerD; protein product: MSLDQAVDAYLDHVATERGLARKTVEAYARDLAAFTRSLLARGVRSPARIGATEVRAHLAGLAEHGLSARSQARALAAVRGLTRFLAQRGVLADDVLRHVRVRRPPARLPRALGTGEVGSLLTQPDHRCRGLRDRALLELLYACGLRVSEATRLRGAQVNLAAGFVTVLGKGGKERVVPLGRHARAALEAYVQQERPRLLRGRPSPFVFLGPGGRPLTRQAVWKLVGRRALAAGLGRRVSPHTLRHTFATHLLTGGADLRIVQTLLGHADIGTTQVYTHVAPSRLREVHRRHHPRA
- the murJ gene encoding murein biosynthesis integral membrane protein MurJ, whose translation is MGAEERAAALSPVETGGSAQLARRAGVVSAAVFASRILGLVREQVFAVFFGAGRELDAFITAFRIPNLLRDLFAEGALSAAFVTTFTWRLEHEGEAAAWRLANLVVNALAMVVGALTLAGIWLAPALVTAIAPGFAAIPGKAELTVELTRIMFPFLLLVALAAVAMGVLNTRHVFGVPAAASAFFNLGSIVGGLGCAAWLAPGYLAGILGRGPAPDPGLATRAMTGMAIGTLAGGLLQLLAQVPSLWRVGFRYRPLVALRDPGLRQVMRLMGPATIGAAAVQVNVFVNNNFASYLGNGPVSWLNVAFRFMQLPIGVFGVAIGTVTLPLVSRHGARGDTRAFRTTVGQALELVALLCLPAAAGLALMGVPVIGLIYEHGRFAPPDTDAAARALAGYALGLAGYAGIKVLAPAFYALDDARTPMRVSVLSMVTNYVLNWLFVRRLGFGHVGLALATSAVALGNFGILLVVLRRRVGGFGRAAAIGRIALATAVMAAVAWGVDTGLAGALPAARTLQHGLRLAAVIPVAVAVFWGACRALGVAVPGRRRLRGA
- a CDS encoding GAF domain-containing protein; its protein translation is MAETFPSTPRATTTVRLCAVAIGLAGVVLATRTTLTSSAWVGRTFPGFLLLVNRVVPSIGLAGWSGSTVDDLYQSQVVAVNGERMTSARQVYAAVGASPPGTPIRYRLRTRGVDREVTLVSQVFTSRDWLLLFGAYLLNSFIYLTCGLVVWVLRPHSALARSFLAFGATWAAFFLTAMDVYGPGTLTRLHAAIEPLAAAAALQMVMLFPQPHRYARWRFAGYVPALVLTFAYQLFLDRPDLFSTILMFNMLYLGLVGVFLGIRFFSEYWSGRSQLARQRVRVTTLGTLFGFGLPGLVLLVSAVQWGRVAMNIAAFTPFLFALSLAYAIVKHDLFEIDAMVKRGAYYLVLTGAVGAAYVGSVVVLNLVLEANAVTDSVFFPLLFTLAVLLVFNPLRTRLQAFVDRVFFRTAYDGARELAAVGGQLASALQRERIVALVRAAVAHAIPNAATHLFVREPDGRLAETGDGRGVPRVLRRTLGEGRLTTVYDPAELYPDPATHEAVRAALTTLGAEVAVPLRLRGELVGVLTAGSKLSGLFYTAGDAEFLRALAQQAAIALENARTYEAVVELNARLEDRVRERTAQLEQANRELAQAYGELKSAETRLVHSEKMASLGRLVAGVAHEINNPVSFISTSIAPLTRHLRQAAAIAPPQTQGALREAEELAGIMARGAARTAAIVKDLRSFSRLGEAARKAADLHEGLEVTLRLLEPRWRERIAIHRDYGTLPPVECDPGQLNQVFMNLLANACDAIAGTGDIWITTRADGAGVSVAIRDDGAGIPPDVLGRIFDPFFTTKDVGGGTGLGLAVSHSVVAAHGGRIDVESTSGAGSTFRITLPVGAAGARVAQASG
- a CDS encoding type II toxin-antitoxin system Phd/YefM family antitoxin, producing MCMTVLPIGEARRRLPELVRKVAGGHAPILIGRRGRCEAILAAAAGARDAVVRRPLEGLVEIVGAWKDVERAQEEIRNEIAASLDRTARLIAGKPPKRPTRRRRRG
- a CDS encoding segregation/condensation protein A, which translates into the protein MRLPIFEGPLDLLLHLIKKNEVQITDIPIANITDQYLAMLEELPELNLDGAGEYLVMAATLMYIKSRMLLPSTGEDEEAEEDPRAELVQQLVEYQRFREVAVALGERSVLYRDVFAAPGEALLPGGDDETPPVRDASLADLLDALRDVLRRTRPPGAHDVQRERLSMRECVSRILARFVPSPKREFASLFASDADRAEVIVVFLALLELIRLGVLRARQAERFGPIALELAVGTVEEAAERVRDLGEIEDRRGGEGRHGDARVGDR
- a CDS encoding sulfatase codes for the protein MGWRTDGPSVRVCPVVALLAAVVFVLAGGAAHSGTSPPKPRNILFILTDDLDRAEVSVMPRLKALIAARGASFRNFFVSVSLCCPSRATCLRGQYSHNTGVQTNGGTNGGFETAHALGIEQSTVATWLHDAGYRTALIGKYLNGYPNTAGVAYVPPGWDEWDSPSHGDPYSEFNYTLNENGTQVAYGAGAGDYGTDVYARKAAEFITAAAREGRPFFVYLALYAPHQPATPAPRHAKLFPRARAPRTPSWNETDVSDKPQWLRGAPLMTPDVERQVDALYRRRLRSLQAVDEAIATLVATLRTNGQLRDTYIVFTSDNGFHLGQHRLPSGKQTAYEEDIHVPLMVRGPGVASRTTVSDLAGNVDLAPTFADLADVAFPPFVDGRSLAPLLHRRAPASRRWRRAYLVERWQESVTAPTARSDAPLEPLDADAPGPRARRRRAAALNFSPEYHGIRTRRHLYVEYETGERELYDLRRDPAELHNVAATARRRLLRRLADRLARLKTCQGAGCRDAEERR
- the trpS gene encoding tryptophan--tRNA ligase, which produces MARIIVSGARPTGRQHLGNYHGALKNWLRLQDEHRCFFFVADWHALTTDWASPEALEENTVEMVLDWLAVGLDPARATLFRQSAVKEHAELYLLLGMLTPVPWLERNPTYKEQRAELQDRDLSTYGFLGYPVLQAADVLMYRAWGVPVGIDQAPHIELTREIARRFNATYGDIFPEPRTLLTDTPRIAGTDGRKMSKSYGNAVFLTDTAKDVEQKLSRMITDPRRARRTDPGDPNDCPAFQSFHRHYCTPEELRYQEEGCRTAGIGCLECKQIMIKHVQAELEPIRARRARLEPADARAALEAGNATARAVAAETMAQVRKAVGL
- a CDS encoding type II toxin-antitoxin system VapC family toxin; the protein is MNLVADTHVLVWYHSGQLRRLSRRARHAFAEAEAARWSLRVPTVVLMEMVLLEERGRIRLSYRELREQLSIRPGIPIEPLTPEDVDEARALAALRDPFDRLIVGTARRLGLALLTNDPAITGAGAVAAHG